ATTGAAAACGGAGGTAATACGTATGAAAAACTACACAAGATACACACAGTATATGCCCATCAGACTTGCCGACCGCACGTGGCCTGATAAGCAGATCGAAAAGGCGCCCATTTGGTGCAGCGTCGATCTCCGTGACGGCAATCAGGCGCTTGAGGTTCCTATGAATCTTGAACAAAAGGTTGATTTTTTCAAATTTCTTGTCAAAATGGGTTTTAAAGAAATTGAAGTCGGCTTTCCCGCCGCTTCTGACACTGAATATATTTTTACCCGTACTCTTATCGAACAAAACCTGATCCCCGACGATGTCACCATACAGGTATTGACGCAGTCGCGTGAGCATATCATCCGCAAAACCTTTGAGGCATTAAACGGCGTAAAACATGCGATCGTCCATCTTTACAACTCAACCTCTACACTTCAGCGTGATGTCGTATTTTGCAAGGATAAACCCGAAATCACAGCCCTTGCGGTATCCGGAGCAAAACTTATTCGTGAGCTTGCAGAAGAATACGGCAGCGAGCGGTTCGTTTTTGAATACTCCCCCGAAAGTTTCACCGGCACTGAGCCGGACTATGCAGCCGAAATATGCAACGCAGTCATAGACGTCTGGAAGCCGACGGCAGATAAAAAAGTCATAATCAACCTGCCCTCAACCGTTGAAATGGGAACACCAAACATCTATGCGGATATGATCGAATATATGTGCCGCAATATCAAAAACCGTGAGAACGTTCTGATCTCGCTCCATGCTCATAACGACCGCGGCTGTGCGGTTGCGGCATCTGAGCTCGGCATTCTCGCCGGCGCTGATCGTGTCGAGGGCACGCTTTTTGGAAACGGCGAGCGCACAGGAAATGCCGACATCATGAATATCGCAATGAATATGTACACTCAGGGAATCGACCCGTGCCTTGACTTCTCCCACATTGACAACGCTGTCGAAATATACGAAAAATCTACCAATATGAGCGTTCACCCACGCCATCCGTATGCAGGTTCGCTTGTTTTCACCGCTTTTTCCGGCTCGCATCAGGATGCGATAAACAAGGGCATGAACAAAATGAAAGAGCATCCCGACCGATGGGAAGTCCCCTATCTTCCGATCGATCCTGTGGACGTTGGCAGGAATTACGACCCGATCATCAGAATAAACAGCCAGTCC
The DNA window shown above is from Bacillota bacterium and carries:
- the leuA gene encoding 2-isopropylmalate synthase, which translates into the protein MKNYTRYTQYMPIRLADRTWPDKQIEKAPIWCSVDLRDGNQALEVPMNLEQKVDFFKFLVKMGFKEIEVGFPAASDTEYIFTRTLIEQNLIPDDVTIQVLTQSREHIIRKTFEALNGVKHAIVHLYNSTSTLQRDVVFCKDKPEITALAVSGAKLIRELAEEYGSERFVFEYSPESFTGTEPDYAAEICNAVIDVWKPTADKKVIINLPSTVEMGTPNIYADMIEYMCRNIKNRENVLISLHAHNDRGCAVAASELGILAGADRVEGTLFGNGERTGNADIMNIAMNMYTQGIDPCLDFSHIDNAVEIYEKSTNMSVHPRHPYAGSLVFTAFSGSHQDAINKGMNKMKEHPDRWEVPYLPIDPVDVGRNYDPIIRINSQSGKGGVAYILEHSYGLHVPKIMQQHFSSIVTRVSDSQNKELLPEEIYHLFENEYINLSNPIGFESYAEGETEGDDSTVNAVITVNGEKKNISGCGNGILSAFCKALMNEFGITFEVTNYSEHSLEYGSKSRAITYMHISGADGSSFYGAGVSGSISKSSIKAVVSAVNKMMQTK